Proteins encoded within one genomic window of Episyrphus balteatus chromosome 1, idEpiBalt1.1, whole genome shotgun sequence:
- the LOC129907476 gene encoding opsin Rh1-like, with product MESLELIGPHFSRLSNGSLVDKVTPDMAHLIHPYWNKFEPVDSFMTKLLGTFLGTMACLSFVGNGLVVYIFSTTKSLRTPANLLILNLAFSDFCMMATNAPMMSINLFFGTWVLGPFMCDMYAMLGSAFGANSIWSMSMIALDRYEVIVKGVNGRPMTIKLAVIKIIMIWTMAMFWTITPMMGWSRYVPEGNLTSCGLDYLEQDWNPKSYLIFYTIFVYLLPLFVICYSYWFIISAVAAHEKAMREQAKKMNVKSLRSSEDNEKSAEGKLAKIALVTISLWFFAWTPYGILNFFGFFGSDVLTPTMTIWGAVFAKAGSSYNPIVYGISHPKYRIALKEKCPCCVCGETEDPNAKASDATSQATNNETPA from the exons ATGGAAAG TTTGGAATTAATTGGTCCACACTTCTCGCGCTTATCAAATGGCTCCCTGGTTGACAAG gttACGCCAGATATGGCTCACCTTATCCATCCCTATTGGAATAAATTCGAACCAGTGGACTCTTTTatgacgaaattattaggtaCATTTTTGGGAACTATGGCCTGCCTATCGTTTGTTGGAAACGGATTGGTTGTGTATATATTTTCTACTACAAAGTCATTGCGAACACCTGCCAATTTATTGATTCTGAATCTGGCattttctgacttttgtatgatgGCCACAAATGCTCCAATGATGTCGATAAATCTATTCTTTGGAACTTGGGTATTGGGACCGTTTATGTGCGATATGTATGCAATGTTGGGCTCAGCTTTTGGTGCAAATTCAATATGGTCTATGAGTATGATTGCTTTGGATCGTTATGAAGTTATTGTAAAAGGTGTTAATGGGCGACCAATGACAATAAAATTGGctgttattaaaattataatgataTGGACAATGGCTATGTTTTGGACTATTACACCAATGATGGGATGGAgcag atatgTACCTGAGGGAAATTTAACATCATGCGGCCTAGATTACCTCGAACAAGATTGGAATCCAAAGAGCTACCtgatattttatacaatttttgtatacctacttcCTCTATTTGTCATTTGCTATTCTTATTGGTTCATTATTTCG GCTGTTGCAGCTCACGAAAAAGCAATGCGCGAACAAGCCAAGAAAATGAATGTCAAATCATTGCGTTCTTCCGAAGATAACGAAAAGAGCGCCGAAGGCAAATTAGCCAAAATTGCTTTAGTCACAATTTCACTATGGTTCTTTGCATGGACACCATATGGTATATTAAACTTTTTCGGATTTTTCGGTTCCGATGTGCTTACACCAACAATGACCATCTGGGGTGCAGTATTTGCTAAGGCTGGTTCTTCATACAATCCTATTGTGTATGGTATAag CCATCCAAAATATCGCATTGCTCTTAAAGAGAAATGCCCATGCTGTGTATGTGGTGAAACCGAAGATCCAAATGCAAAGGCTAGTGATGCAACATCACAAGCAACTAATAATGAAACACCAGCATAA